From Candidatus Polarisedimenticolia bacterium, one genomic window encodes:
- a CDS encoding ABC transporter ATP-binding protein, producing the protein MSLSIEEVSKEYPGGVWGLRDFSLAFESGVLGLLGPNGAGKSTLMRILATVTRPTRGRVIWSGSDIVRRPDPLRAVLGYLPQDFGVYPNLSAQEFLEYIAAAKGLSAADARRRIEDLLLMVNLVDARRRPLGGFSGGMRQRVGIAQALLNDPRLLIVDEPTAGLDPEERVRFRNLLAELSSDRVVILSTHIVSDVEAVATRIALIQQGRLVRQATPEELLRSAEGQVWEWMIAGDELAALRGRWLISGTQRRAEGVRVRVVSPVPPRPEARPVAPNLEDAYLMHLDRDRKAAG; encoded by the coding sequence ATGAGCCTGTCTATCGAGGAAGTGTCCAAGGAATACCCCGGCGGGGTCTGGGGCCTGCGCGACTTCTCCCTCGCCTTCGAGTCGGGAGTCCTGGGGCTGCTCGGTCCCAACGGCGCCGGCAAGTCCACCTTGATGCGGATCCTGGCCACGGTCACGCGGCCGACCCGTGGGCGTGTGATCTGGAGCGGATCCGACATCGTGCGCCGTCCCGACCCGCTGCGTGCCGTCCTCGGCTACCTTCCCCAGGACTTCGGCGTCTATCCGAACCTGAGCGCGCAGGAGTTCCTCGAGTACATCGCGGCCGCCAAGGGGCTGTCCGCCGCCGATGCCCGCCGCCGCATCGAGGACCTGCTGCTGATGGTCAACCTGGTCGATGCGCGCCGCCGTCCCCTGGGAGGCTTCTCCGGAGGAATGCGCCAGAGGGTCGGGATTGCCCAGGCGCTGCTGAACGATCCCAGGCTGCTGATCGTCGACGAGCCGACCGCTGGACTGGATCCCGAGGAGCGCGTGCGCTTCCGCAACCTCCTGGCGGAGCTTTCTTCCGATCGAGTCGTGATCCTGTCGACACACATCGTCTCGGATGTCGAGGCGGTCGCCACGCGCATCGCCCTGATCCAGCAGGGGCGTCTCGTCCGGCAGGCCACTCCCGAGGAGCTGCTGCGCAGCGCGGAAGGACAGGTGTGGGAGTGGATGATCGCCGGCGACGAGCTGGCGGCGCTGCGCGGGAGATGGCTGATCAGCGGCACGCAACGGCGCGCCGAGGGGGTCCGCGTGCGGGTCGTCTCGCCAGTACCTCCCCGCCCCGAGGCGCGGCCGGTGGCTCCCAACCTGGAAGATGCCTACCTGATGCATCTGGATAGGGATCGCAAGGCGGCAGGATGA
- a CDS encoding nucleotide sugar dehydrogenase, with product MAKYSTEGDQQASATKARESISPAGERFPLPSPTDYAAEFERLSRLAKEQRDQGRQIVVVVGVGFVGAVMAAVIADSVDDKGNPGKFVIGMQRPSPRSFWKIPLLNRGVSPVKSEDPDVDTAIGRCVKEKKTLVATYTYDALRLADVVVVDVQCDYLKESLGDCRNGSADMQALEESMAIIGEKISPDTLVLIETTVAPGTTEQIVYPILKKIFERRGIDSDPLLAHSYERVMPGRNYVASIRDFWRVCSGVNDKARDRVARFLRDVINTREYPLTVLDRPIESETAKIMENSFRATILAFMDEWSLFAERNGVDLKKVIEAIKVRPTHSNMIFPGPGIGGYCLPKDGGLGVWAYRHIHGFEDDIFKITPLAIDINDTRALHAAQLVRDGLRNLGRPIASAEVLLLGAAYREDVGDTRYSGSELIVRRLTEMGADIRVHDPYVEHWWELEDQEHYPQPGYSRSRFFHRQKNLQELRIEPDLYKAMAGVEAIVLAVRHEAYLKLDPDQVVKSVGRPCAIVDCFCILDDENIRRYFELGCEVKGMGRGHIRRIKESVRRPNA from the coding sequence ATGGCGAAATACTCGACCGAAGGAGACCAGCAAGCGAGCGCGACGAAGGCCAGGGAGTCCATTTCCCCGGCCGGCGAGCGGTTTCCGCTGCCCTCGCCAACGGATTACGCCGCGGAGTTCGAGCGTCTCAGCCGCCTGGCGAAAGAGCAGCGCGACCAGGGGCGCCAGATCGTGGTGGTGGTGGGCGTCGGTTTCGTGGGCGCCGTCATGGCGGCGGTCATCGCCGACAGCGTCGACGACAAGGGGAATCCGGGCAAGTTCGTCATCGGCATGCAGCGCCCGAGCCCGCGCAGCTTCTGGAAGATTCCGCTGCTGAACCGTGGCGTCTCCCCGGTGAAATCCGAGGACCCCGACGTCGACACGGCCATCGGGCGCTGCGTCAAGGAGAAGAAGACCCTGGTGGCCACCTACACCTACGACGCGCTGCGCCTGGCCGACGTCGTGGTGGTGGACGTGCAGTGCGACTACCTCAAGGAGTCGCTGGGAGACTGCCGCAACGGCAGCGCCGACATGCAGGCGCTCGAGGAGTCGATGGCCATCATCGGGGAGAAGATCTCGCCCGACACCCTGGTGCTCATCGAGACCACGGTGGCGCCCGGGACGACCGAGCAGATCGTCTACCCGATCCTCAAGAAGATCTTCGAGCGGCGCGGCATCGATTCCGATCCGCTGCTGGCCCACAGCTACGAGCGGGTCATGCCGGGGCGCAACTACGTGGCGTCGATCCGGGATTTCTGGCGCGTCTGTAGCGGCGTCAACGACAAGGCGCGCGACCGCGTGGCGCGCTTCCTGCGCGACGTCATCAACACGCGGGAGTATCCGCTCACGGTGCTCGACCGGCCGATCGAGTCGGAGACGGCCAAGATCATGGAGAACAGTTTCCGCGCCACCATCCTGGCATTCATGGACGAGTGGTCGCTGTTCGCGGAGCGCAACGGCGTCGACCTCAAGAAGGTGATCGAGGCCATCAAGGTGCGGCCGACCCACTCCAACATGATCTTCCCGGGCCCCGGGATCGGCGGCTATTGCCTTCCCAAGGACGGCGGGCTGGGAGTCTGGGCCTACCGCCACATCCATGGCTTCGAGGACGACATCTTCAAGATCACGCCGCTGGCCATCGACATCAACGACACCCGGGCGCTGCATGCCGCGCAGCTGGTGCGCGACGGGCTGCGCAACCTGGGGAGGCCCATTGCCTCCGCCGAGGTCCTGCTGCTGGGCGCCGCCTACCGGGAGGATGTCGGGGACACGCGCTACAGCGGCTCGGAGCTGATCGTGCGGCGCCTCACCGAGATGGGCGCCGACATCCGGGTGCACGATCCTTACGTCGAGCACTGGTGGGAGCTGGAGGACCAGGAGCATTACCCGCAGCCGGGCTACAGCCGCTCGCGCTTCTTCCACCGCCAGAAGAACCTGCAGGAGCTGCGCATCGAGCCGGACCTGTACAAGGCGATGGCGGGGGTGGAGGCGATCGTCCTGGCGGTGCGCCATGAGGCCTACCTGAAGCTGGATCCCGACCAGGTCGTCAAATCGGTCGGCAGACCCTGCGCCATCGTCGACTGTTTCTGCATCCTCGACGACGAGAACATCCGCCGCTACTTCGAGCTGGGCTGCGAGGTGAAGGGAATGGGCCGAGGGCACATCCGGCGGATCAAGGAGAGCGTGCGCCGCCCGAATGCGTAA